The genomic segment TTGTTGTGTTTTTTGGCTATTTCAAGTTTTTTGTAAACAGTTTCATCTTTGAACAAAACCCCTGGCCAGTTCATCATTTCGGCAAGGTATTTTACTTCGGGTTTTTTCATCAATTCATCTATCTGCTCTGCAGTTATTTCAGCTCCGGCAGTCTCAAACTTAGTAGCTGGTACGCACGATGGTGCCCCAAAATAAAACTTGAATGGCACCCGCTTGCCATTTTCAATCATATATTCTACCCCTTCTACTCCCATTACATTGCCTATTTCGTGGGGGTCAGACACAGTAGCTACTGTGCCATGTACTACCGCCATACGGGCAAACTCTGCCGGAGTAAGCATAGAACTCTCTATGTGAACATGAGCATCTACAAAACCAGGCAACAGGTAGGGCAGTTTTTCCTGGGTTTCTATTTTTTCTATAGATATTATTTTTCCTTCTAAAACTTGAACTTGGGCTGGGTAAACTTTCTCTTCGGTAATATCTACCAAATTACCCCTCACCGAAAATGCTTGTGACATTGCTTAATGCTTTAAATGATTTTATTTGGGGAATGGTTGTGAGCATATATGCTATGGTTGATCCCATTCCTTGTTTTTTTTTTATTATTATAAGATAGTAATATTAGCAGGGTAGAGCACCTATTTTTATTTTACAGGGTCTAATGATTAATTTTTACTTACTAAAAGGGTATTCTTATGCGCAACTGCACTGCAAAAAGTAAACCTAAAAATAAAGCAACTTCAAAATTACATGTTTCCCTGGTGTAATTGGTTGATATGGTGATTTTTTATCAAACCATTTTTGAATTGATATAAAACGCTGCACAGTAGCTTTTTTTCCTAAAGATGTACCTGTATATTTGTAGCCCTTGAGAGAATACAGAGATTTGTTTGTATTCCTCAATATGAGAGGTGTGTTGTGTGCACCAAAATTTCTCAGAGTTTTAACTTTTCCAAAAAAGTCGTGTTAAAGAACCTTGTTTTTTTGTTGATACTGGGGGCAGTTAGTTTGAATACCCAAAGCCAAAATGTTACCTTTTCGCCTCAAACCAAAGTAAGTATATTGACTTGCGCTCCTGGTGCGGCATTGTATGCTTCTTTTGGGCATACCTCTATCCGGGTGGTCGATCCGGTCAAAGGTATAGACTGGGTGTATAACTATGGCATTTTTAACTTTAACACCCCTAATTTTTATGTGAAATTTGCCAGAGGAATGCTCAAATATATGGTGTTGTATTACCCTACCGACAAGTTTTTGTATGAATACAGGGGAGGTAAACGTGAAGTGATAGAGCAGCAATTGAATTTAACTCCTGCCGAGAAAACCCGTTTTTTGGAAATACTCAAAGACAACTACAACGACGAGAATAAACGGTATTACATGTACGATTTTTTCTATAACAATTGTGCTACCCAAATCCGTGACATCCTTAAGCGTGAATTTAACCCTACTTATCCTACACCTAAAAAAGACAGCACTTTTCGTGATATGTTGGATGTATACATTGCCGATCAGCCCTGGCTCGACTTAGGCATTGACTTGATTTTGGGGCTACCTGCCGACAAAAAAACCGATGTATTGAGTCAGATGTTTTTGCCTTATTATTTATATTATAATATGAGCGAATGGAAGAAGCCTAATGGAGAACCTTTATTGGGCAAACCCACCCATTTGGTAAAAGGCATTAATACCATAGACCGACCCGATCCGGGTTTTAACCAGCCGTTGTATATGTTTTGGGCATTGTTTGGCATAGCTCTGGCATCTACCTTCTTAATCAAAAGTAACCGACTAAAGCGTGTATTAGATGGCTTCTTTTTACTGATTACGGGTTTTATAGGCATTTTTTTGTTGCTCATGTGGTTTGGTACCGATCACGATGCCACCCAACGTAACCTCAATTCTTTGTGGGCAAACCCCTTATATTTTTACCTTGCCTTTGCTGTATGGCGTAATCGTCGCATCAAATTTACCTTTGGTATGATGCTTATGGTGACCTCATTGTTGCTGGCTTCCTGGTCATTTTTTCCACAAAAATTTCACTATTCACTTATTCCCATTTTCTTATTGATGATTGTGCGGTCAATTGACCATTTGTTTTTGAGTAAAAGACTTCATTAGGTAAGTAGCTACAAGCCCCGACAGGATTCTAGGGACTAGGTGCCCCGCAAGCGGGATGTCGGCATAACCTCTACTAGGTATGCCCTGTTTAACTGCGTTGAGCTCATCACAGCAAGCTGCTGTAGATTCGGTTCATAGGTAATGAAAAAACATAGTGTACTTATTTTCAGTGGGTTATGAGTTTGTTAGTTATAAGTGACAAGTATGGGAGTTGTTCAATAGACGTTAGTACTAAACATAAAAAAGCGACAAGTATCACTACAGACACTTGTCGCTTGTTGCTTGAGCCTGGTCGCTCATTTAAAAGTAATGTGAGTAAAACAATTTACCCATTGTAGTATGTTTAAAAGGAATCCATTCACCTTCGCGTTGGTTGAGCCGCTCAGCAATACAAGCAAGTACAGCCGGGTTGTGTCCCAGACCAATATGACTACCAGTTACTTGCACATTTTCGGTAATTGGTCCCTCTTTTTTCTCCATGCAATGCTGCCAGGCTACTACTCCGTCAGCTTTTGAATAAATAGCTGTAGTAGGCACCGGAGGTGCTTTCGGAATATTCTGTACAATTTCTTCGGGTATATGATCTACTTCAGACACCTTGCGTCCTGTGACCATTTCATAAATCCACTCGATGTTGTTTTCTCCAGTGATTCCGCCAAACGGAGAGCCAAGCGTGATAACCTGGCGTACAGCGTCAGGGTGGCGGCGGGCTATTTCGCGGGCATACACTCCGCCCAGGCTCCATCCCACAATGCTTACCTTGCGTCCATGAATATCTTTGAGTTCCAGTAGGCGATCATATATCTTTTCTTCTATTTCGTGAAAATTAGCAAGGTTGCGCCCCATTTTCCAGCGGTAAGGGGTGTAGTTACGGCTTTTGAGGTAAAAGCGCAGAGGGGCAGTAGTAGTGTCTGTAGTCATAAAACCAGGAAGTACCAACACCGGATGTTCATCGCCTTTGGGCATGAACTGTAGCCAGGGCAATGACATAAAATAAGCCCCCAACCCAAAACTTGCCCGACCCAGCTCGGTTAATAATAATAATTTAGAGGGACGTTTGATTTCTTCTTTTCCGGTAAATATGTGATATTCTTCGTCTGACATATAATTGATGTTTGATTTAATACAACTCTAACAAATATTTTTATTTGGTTGTTTGTGTTGATTACCATTAAC from the Microscilla marina ATCC 23134 genome contains:
- a CDS encoding lipoprotein N-acyltransferase Lnb domain-containing protein; the encoded protein is MLKNLVFLLILGAVSLNTQSQNVTFSPQTKVSILTCAPGAALYASFGHTSIRVVDPVKGIDWVYNYGIFNFNTPNFYVKFARGMLKYMVLYYPTDKFLYEYRGGKREVIEQQLNLTPAEKTRFLEILKDNYNDENKRYYMYDFFYNNCATQIRDILKREFNPTYPTPKKDSTFRDMLDVYIADQPWLDLGIDLILGLPADKKTDVLSQMFLPYYLYYNMSEWKKPNGEPLLGKPTHLVKGINTIDRPDPGFNQPLYMFWALFGIALASTFLIKSNRLKRVLDGFFLLITGFIGIFLLLMWFGTDHDATQRNLNSLWANPLYFYLAFAVWRNRRIKFTFGMMLMVTSLLLASWSFFPQKFHYSLIPIFLLMIVRSIDHLFLSKRLH
- a CDS encoding alpha/beta fold hydrolase, producing MSDEEYHIFTGKEEIKRPSKLLLLTELGRASFGLGAYFMSLPWLQFMPKGDEHPVLVLPGFMTTDTTTAPLRFYLKSRNYTPYRWKMGRNLANFHEIEEKIYDRLLELKDIHGRKVSIVGWSLGGVYAREIARRHPDAVRQVITLGSPFGGITGENNIEWIYEMVTGRKVSEVDHIPEEIVQNIPKAPPVPTTAIYSKADGVVAWQHCMEKKEGPITENVQVTGSHIGLGHNPAVLACIAERLNQREGEWIPFKHTTMGKLFYSHYF